From the genome of Armatimonadota bacterium:
ACGGCGAGACGGCCAACTATCGCGATGTGATCGAACTGATCGACAAGGACCACCGAGTTATGACCTCGCACGGCCAAGACGAGAACGGCAATTGGTTCGAGTTCATGAGAGTCGATTTCTACAGAACCGGCTAATCGTCGTATAATATTGGGCATGACGAGATGCATTTTCGCCTTGCTCTTTGCTGTCTCGGTCGCTTCGGCTCAACCGGACTTCTATTGGGCAAAACGCTTGGTCGGTCAGATGGCTTTGGGAGACGATGTGCTCGTTGGCGTTGCCTGCGACCGATGGGGCAACGTCTTTATCACCGGCTACAGCCCCCAAGACCAGTTCTACAATGACATCTGGACCATAAAGTACGATGCCGCGGGCAATCAGGTCTGGTCGCGCAAGTTCGACGGTCCGGCCAGTCGAGACGATCGTGCGACCGCCATCTCGGTCGATCCGCAAGGCAACTGTTACGTCGTCGGATATGCCTCGTCGCAAAGCCAAGGCTTCGACTACGTTACTCTGAAGTACTCGCCTTCGGGCGATCTGCTATGGGCGCGGTACTACAACGGCTTTAGCGTCGGCCACGATCAGGCTTATGCCGTTGTAGCCGATCCGGACGGGGGCTGTTTTGTTACAGGCGATGCCTGGGGCGGACTGAACAACGTCGATTGCGTTACGCTTCGATACGACCCGAATGGGAGCGAGGTCTGGGCGTCTCGGTACCATGGGCTTGGCGACCTGGACGATCACGGAACGGCCATCTGTTTGGACGGCGCTGGCAATCTCATTGTAGCGGGCAACAGTTTTGAGGGTCAAGAACAAGGGCCCAACTACCTAACGATCAAGTACAACCGTCATACCGGCGGCCAGCTTTGGTCGCGGACGTACAATGGCGTTGGCTCTGGAGCCGATTGGGCCTATGCGGTCTGCGTCGATCCGGATGACAATGCGATCGTAACCGGCCGCTCGTGGGGCGGCGTCGGCTCGGCCTACGATGCGGCAACCGTCAAGTATGCGGGCCTTGATGGCGAGGCATTGTGGTCGTACAGCCACGGG
Proteins encoded in this window:
- a CDS encoding SBBP repeat-containing protein encodes the protein MTRCIFALLFAVSVASAQPDFYWAKRLVGQMALGDDVLVGVACDRWGNVFITGYSPQDQFYNDIWTIKYDAAGNQVWSRKFDGPASRDDRATAISVDPQGNCYVVGYASSQSQGFDYVTLKYSPSGDLLWARYYNGFSVGHDQAYAVVADPDGGCFVTGDAWGGLNNVDCVTLRYDPNGSEVWASRYHGLGDLDDHGTAICLDGAGNLIVAGNSFEGQEQGPNYLTIKYNRHTGGQLWSRTYNGVGSGADWAYAVCVDPDDNAIVTGRSWGGVGSAYDAATVKYAGLDGEALWSYSHGSDNNSSDQGNRIAADADGNVFVVGSTPAVFQGLNWLVIKLSSTGDHQWTRTHFGPSIFTDDAMGLHVNSDGSVIVGGYVYSNSDLREDFVAVQYGSVGSVDWTVSYDSGDQEDKTVGMVVSPQGYIYLVGTSRSSTTGRDYLLVRYKRGLPADANGDCNVDDVDLALVLEAFGLTGDRPEDIDRDGIVSDSDLALVLEQFGLGC